A DNA window from Fragaria vesca subsp. vesca linkage group LG3, FraVesHawaii_1.0, whole genome shotgun sequence contains the following coding sequences:
- the LOC101293668 gene encoding zinc finger CCCH domain-containing protein 25-like produces MNPLTQVKNLQKINATEARLGISEDASWHATFKHSAYVYAGGLPFDLTEGDLVAVFAQYGEVVDVNLVRDKGTGKSKGFAFVAYEDQRSTNLAVDNLNGAQVVGRTIRVDHVPKYKKMEEEDEEEAQRKREERGVCRAFQRGECTRGAACRFSHNEQRAANTGWGAEDKKWGHDNYDGPRKSDKRSGTIPSNRVPEPRAREDLSTRDKFRTAPDRRSLDEEKKTSRRRGEDNELEPRSREDYDRREEKRPRRHDEYEKGREYHDRREDRRPRRQGDDEFEPKSKSGEDKRPRGQGADAAFESKSREDHVRRNYDRRKDSRPRRRDDDVEAYDRKEDRDRMEEKRSRQPNNDELEPKSRARRDRREGERSKRHHYDEVPPKS; encoded by the exons ATGAATCCACTAACCCAGGTGAAGAATTTACAGAAGATAAACGCAACAGAAGCTCGATTAGGGATTTCAGAGGACGCTTCATGGCACGCCACGTTCAAACACTCCGCCTACGTCTACGCCGGCGGCCTCCCCTTCGATCTCACCGAAGGCGACCTCGTCGCCGTCTTCGCTCA GTACGGTGAGGTCGTCGATGTGAACCTCGTCCGCGATAAAGGCACCGGAAAATCGAAAGGGTTTGCTTTTGTGGCGTATGAGGATCAGAGGAGCACGAATCTGGCTGTGGATAATTTGAACGGAGCCCAAGTGGTGGGTCGGACTATTAGGGTTGATCATGTGCCCAAGTACAAGAAGATGGAGGAGGAAGACGAGGAGGAGGCTCAGAGGAAGAGGGAGGAGCGCGGCGTCTGCCGTGCTTTCCAGAGAGGTGAATGTACTCGTGGCGCTGCGTGTCGGTTTTCTCACAATGAACAG AGAGCTGCAAACACGGGTTGGGGTGCTGAGGACAAAAAATGGGGACATGACAACTATGATGGTCCGAGAAAGAGTGACAAAAGATCTGGAACCATCCCCTCGAATCGTGTTCCAGAGCCTAGAGCGCGAGAAGATTTGAGCACTAGAGATAAATTCAGGACAGCACCGGACAGGAGGAGCTTGGATGAAGAAAAGAAGACATCAAGAAGACGTGGTGAGGATAATGAGTTGGAGCCAAGATCAAGAGAAGATTATGACAGGAGGGAAGAAAAGAGACCAAGAAGACATGATGAGTATGAGAAGGGAAGAGAATATCATGATAGAAGGGAAGATAGGAGACCCAGAAGGCAAGGCGATGATGAATTTGAACCAAAGTCAAAGTCTGGAGAAGATAAGAGACCCAGAGGGCAAGGTGCTGATGCTGCATTTGAAAGTAAGTCTAGAGAAGACCATGTCAGAAGAAATTATGATAGAAGGAAGGATAGTAGACCAAGAAGACGTGATGATGATGTGGAAGCTTATGACAGAAAAGAAGATCGTGATCGGATGGAAGAAAAGAGATCAAGGCAACCCAATAATGATGAATTAGAGCCAAAGTCACGAGCACGTCGGGATAGAAGGGAAGGAGAGAGATCAAAAAGGCATCATTATGATGAAGTTCCTCCAAAGTCCTGA
- the LOC101311256 gene encoding villin-1-like yields the protein MSIYAKDTDPAFQAAGATLGLEIWCIENQKLVSVPKSSHGRFYSGSTYLILSTILPKSGALQHDIHYWTGKNANKVDSVLASDKALELDAALGSCTVQYMELQGRETGKFLSYFKPCIIPIEGVYASQKDHLKRETYKVTLLACKGDHVVHVKEVPFSRSSLNHNDVFILDTASKIFLFSGCNSSIQERAKALEVVQYIKENKHSGNCEVATVEDGKFVGDPDVGEFWSLFGGYAPIPQDSPSPVQKQSEAPFVKLSWITTRGKLDPCQTDSFSKEMLETDKCYMLDCNSEIFVWMGRHTSVTERKTSISATEDFLRNQGRSAGTHVTNITEGLETAKFRSYFYNWPQTVELKLYEEGRDKVAAMFKQQGYAVQELPDEEDIQPFIDCRGKLKVWWVDGDRLSLVPASEQRKLFSGDCYILQYTYLGNERDENLFYAWLGRGSVMEDKRDAISHMNAMVESGRGKPVVAQILENKEPSQFFSILQTLIVFKGGRSQRYKKFVAEMGIADETYDESKTALFRVQGMSPHNMQAIQVDTVWGSLNSSYCYILQTGTSVITWIGNLSSARDHDLLDRMLELINPTWQAISVREGSESDVFWSALGEKAEYARGKEIKGYIEDPHLFMLSGTEGDFKVQEIYNFTQDDLNTEDMLVLDCHIEIYVWIGSLSNIKSKQQALTLGLKFLETDVLMEGLSLETPIYVVSEGHEPPFFTRFFEWDPSKSNMHGNSFERKLAILKGKPQQLQAPIRNSWKAPMTPDILRSKSLSSNGRRRSFSPAPGASFPIIKSSSAPIVRKLFRGSSLNGSPDESFASAVSLESEEMLSKNAGNIQANGTEDHINLSVYPYERLTVNSKDPETSIDITKREAYLSEEEFKVKFGMTKRDFYKLPKWKQNKQKISLHLF from the exons ATGTCTATTTATGCTAAAGATACAGATCCAGCATTCCAGGCTGCAGGAGCAACGCT TGGCTTGGAGATTTGGTGTATTGAGAACCAAAAATTGGTTTCTGTCCCAAAATCTTCACATGGGAGATTCTATTCTGGGAGTACATATCTAATCTTGAGT ACAATTCTGCCAAAGAGTGGCGCTCTTCAGCATGACATACACTATTGGACCGGAAAGAATGCAAATAAG GTGGACTCAGTGTTGGCATCAGATAAAGCACTTGAACTAGATGCAGCTCTTGGGTCATGCACTGTGCAGTATATGGAACTTCAAGGCCGGGAAACCGGAAAGTTTTTGTCATATTTCAAGCCCTGTATTATACCCATTGAAGGAGTATATGCATCACAGAAAGACCACTTGAAAAGAGAGACATATAAAGTCACACTGTTAGCTTGCAAAGGGGACCATGTTGTTCATGTTAAAGAA GTGCCTTTTTCTCGTTCATCGTTGAACCACAATGATGTATTCATACTTGATACTGCCTCAAAAATTTTCCTCTTTAGTGGGTGTAACTCTAGCATACAAGAAAGAGCAAAAGCTTTGGAAGTTGTCCAGTACATCAAAGAGAATAAACATTCTGGAAACTGTGAGGTGGCAACTGTAG AGGATGGAAAATTTGTTGGTGATCCTGATGTGGGTGAATTCTGGAGCTTATTTGGTGGTTATGCTCCCATTCCCCAGGATTCACCTTCTCCTGTTCAGAAACAGTCTGAAGCACCCTTTGTGAAACTTTCATG GATAACGACTCGGGGTAAATTAGATCCATGTCAAACTGATTCATTCAGTAAAGAAATGCTTGAGACGGACAAATGCTATATGCTGGACTGTAATTCAGAAATCTTTGTTTGGATGGGAAGGCATACCTCAGTTACAGAAAGGAAAACATCAATCTCGGCTACAGAA GATTTCCTCAGAAACCAAGGCAGGTCAGCTGGTACGCATGTGACTAATATAACGGAAGGGCTAGAAACTGCAAAGTTTAGGTCATATTTTTACAATTGGCCCCAAACGGTGGAGCTCAAGCTGTATGAAGAAGGTCGAGATAAAGTAGCAG CAATGTTTAAGCAACAAGGTTATGCAGTGCAAGAGCTTCCTGATGAAGAAGATATCCAGCCATTTATAGACTGCAGAGGAAAATTGAAA GTTTGGTGGGTAGATGGTGACAGACTGTCCCTTGTTCCAGCCTCAGAACAGAGAAAGCTTTTCAGTGGGGATTGCTACATTCTGCAATATACATATCTTGGCAACGAAAGGGACGAGAATCTATTCTATGCATGGCTTGGTCGTGGGAGTGTAATG GAGGATAAAAGAGACGCTATCTCTCATATGAATGCCATGGTTGAGTCAGGCAGGGGAAAACCTGTTGTG GCTCAAATATTGGAGAATAAGGAGCCATCTCAATTTTTTTCAATTTTACAGACGTTAATTGTTTTTAAG GGAGGTAGGAGTCAACGATACAAAAAGTTTGTGGCAGAAATGGGTATTGCAGATGAAACTTATGATGAAAGTAAGACAGCTCTTTTTCGTGTTCAAGGAATGAGTCCTCACAACATGCAGGCCATCCAAGTTGATACA GTTTGGGGCTCTTTGAACTCTTCCTATTGTTACATCCTGCAAACTGGTACATCCGTTATCACTTGGATTGGGAATCTCTCATCAGCCAGAGATCATGATCTTCTTGACAGAATGCTGGAGCTAATAAAT CCAACATGGCAAGCCATATCAGTGAGGGAAGGGAGCGAATCTGATGTGTTCTGGAGTGCACTTGGTGAAAAGGCAGAGTATGCAAGAGGAAAAGAAATAAAAGGGTACATAGAAGATCCACATTTGTTTATGTTGAGTGGAACTGAAG GTGATTTCAAG GTGCAAGAGATATACAATTTCACACAGGATGATTTAAACACTGAAGACATGTTAGTCCTCGACTGCCACATAGAGATATATGTTTGGATTGGAAGCCTCTCAAATATTAAGTCAAAGCAGCAAGCCCTTACTCTTGGCCTG AAATTTCTTGAGACGGATGTACTTATGGAAGGGCTATCTTTGGAAACTCCTATATATGTTGTTAGTGAAGGGCATGAACCACCATTTTTCACTCGTTTCTTTGAATGGGATCCCTCAAAGTCAAAT ATGCATGGCAACTCATTTGAGCGGAAACTTGCGATTTTGAAAGGGAAACCACAACAGTTACAA GCACCAATAAGAAACTCATGGAAAGCTCCAATGACGCCGGATATTTTGAGAAGCAAGTCCTTGAGTTCCAATGGCCGGAGAAGAAGTTTTTCTCCTGCACCTGGTGCTTCATTTCCAATTATAAAGTCCAGCTCAGCTCCAATTGTCAGGAAACTTTTTAGAGGATCCTCTCTGAATGGTAGTCCAG ATGAGTCATTTGCATCTGCAGTTTCCCTAGAGTCAGAGGAAATGTTATCCAAAAATGCGGGTAACATTCAGGCTAATGGAACTGAGGATCACATAAATCTGTCAGTTTATCCATACGAACGATTAACTGTCAATTCTAAAGACCCGGAAACCAGCATAGACATAACCAAAAGAGAG GCATATCTATCTGAAGAAGAGTTCAAAGTGAAATTTGGCATGACTAAACGAGACTTTTACAAGCTTCCCAAATGGAAACAAAACAAGCAGAAGATATCACTTCATCTTTTCTAA
- the LOC101300709 gene encoding pentatricopeptide repeat-containing protein At2g29760, chloroplastic-like translates to MDLRPMGQIMTPSPTRSISDTRCGSVCPFHPVLGLGLIMLGNRSTLKYKNVVSINVTAEDMATLGTPVISLPRHPPTVNNDLRFPTQLLLPLIDQCTTLNHLKQVHAQMLKTSLFFDPYSASKLITAAALSPFSSLDYARQVFDEIPEPNLFTWNALIRAYASSPDPVESIRIFLQMLDECNECPNKFTFPFLLKAASELRASKIGRGFHGMVVKAELGSDVYIVNSLIHFYGSCGELDLARLVFLKSYKKDVVSWNSVITAFAQGNCPEVALELFKEMEAENMKPNDVTLVSVLSACAKMADLEFGRWVCSHVERHGVEENLTLNNAMLDMYAKCGSVEDAERLFGRMPEKDVVSWTTMLDGYARMGNYDEARRVFGTMPSQDIATWNVLISSYEQNGKPKEALAVFHELQKNKGPKPDEVTLVSTLAACSQLGAIDLGGWIHVYVKKQGMKLNCHLTTSLIDMYAKCGNLEKALEVFNSAETRDVFVWSAMIAALAMHGQGRDALHFFSKMLEAKVKPNAVTFTNILCACSHAGLVNEGRTVFNQMEQVYGVVPGIKHYACMVDILGRSGNLEEAAELIEKMPISPTPSVWGALLGACTRHENVALAEKACSHLLDLDPRNHGAYVLLSNVYAKTGKWEAVSGLRKLMRDSGIKKEPGCSSIEIDGSVHEFLVGDNTHPLSKDIYSKLDEIAGRLKSIGYVPNKSHLLQFVEEEDMKEHALILHSEKLAIAFGLISSKPSQPIRVVKNLRVCGDCHSVAKLISKLYNREIFLRDRYRFHHFREGHCSSASKTVHVQFRLHKKCSYGDNFLLVGNEPIIGQWNPYSAVPLNWSDGNIWTVDLDIPIDRAIQFKFILKKSTGDLLWQPGPDRILHTWDTNSTITIAEDWKHAKLQKLTEKKNVSQNETLHTKRAATFSDKFATVNGVPTYSSRNEFVFKERAFSSAEGTLLQESQAVCNANDGLCIMTRPTSLGSMEDEDEYCEAEYYDDEYYEDDCEYEDRYEDEDIMFTYEGGRVLVPGLVQGVTGKTIDISTDGSIVVDAREVHSS, encoded by the exons ATGGACCTTAGGCCTATGGGCCAAATTATGACTCCAAGTCCTACCCGTTCGATTTCCGACACTCGTTGTGGTTCAGTATGTCCATTTCATCCAGTCTTGGGCCTGGGCCTTATCATGTTGGGTAATAGAAGCACTTTAAAATATAAGAATGTGGTTAGCATCAACGTGACCGCAGAAGACATGGCAACTCTAGGCACCCCGGTCATCTCTCTCCCACGTCATCCCCCAACCGTCAATAACGACCTTCGCTTCCCAACCCAACTGCTTCTCCCACTCATAGACCAATGCACCACCCTCAACCACCTCAAGCAAGTCCATGCCCAGATGCTCAAAACGTCCCTATTCTTCGACCCTTATTCCGCTAGTAAGCTCATCACAGCTGCCGCCCTCTCCCCGTTTTCGAGCCTCGACTATGCACGCCAAGTGTTCGACGAAATTCCTGAACCAAATCTGTTCACTTGGAACGCCCTCATTCGGGCTTACGCCTCCAGCCCCGACCCGGTTGAAAGCATCCGCATATTTCTGCAGATGCTCGACGAGTGTAATGAGTGCCCCAATAAGTTTACTTTCCCTTTTCTGCTCAAGGCGGCCTCGGAGCTCCGGGCTTCCAAGATTGGGAGAGGTTTTCATGGCATGGTGGTAAAAGCCGAGCTGGGTTCGGATGTGTACATTGTTAATTCGCTCATTCATTTTTATGGTTCTTGCGGGGAATTGGATTTGGCGCGGTTGGTGTTTTTGAAGAGTTATAAGAAGGATGTTGTTAGTTGGAATTCTGTTATCACGGCTTTCGCTCAGGGGAACTGTCCCGAGGTGGCGTTGGAGTTGTTTAAGGAAATGGAGGCGGAGAATATGAAGCCGAATGATGTGACATTAGTTAGTGTGTTGTCGGCTTGCGCAAAGATGGCGGATTTGGAGTTTGGGAGGTGGGTTTGTTCGCATGTTGAAAGGCATGGAGTTGAGGAGAACTTGACTTTGAATAATGCCATGCTGGATATGTATGCCAAATGCGGGAGTGTTGAAGATGCGGAGAGATTGTTTGGTAGGATGCCGGAGAAGGACGTTGTGTCGTGGACTACTATGCTTGATGGGTATGCTCGGATGGGGAATTATGATGAGGCTAGACGTGTTTTTGGTACCATGCCTAGTCAGGATATTGCTACGTGGAATGTGCTCATTTCGTCTTATGAACAGAACGGTAAGCCAAAAGAGGCGTTAGCTGTCTTCCATGAGTTGCAGAAGAACAAGGGTCCCAAGCCTGATGAGGTTACTCTAGTTAGTACGCTGGCAGCGTGTTCTCAATTGGGAGCTATTGATCTTGGCGGCTGGATACATGTTTATGTAAAGAAGCAGGGGATGAAGTTGAATTGTCACCTCACAACCTCACTTATTGACATGTATGCAAAATGTGGGAATCTAGAGAAGGCACTTGAGGTGTTTAATTCGGCAGAGACAAGAGACGTATTTGTCTGGAGTGCAATGATTGCTGCTTTAGCAATGCATGGTCAGGGGAGGGATGCATTGCACTTTTTCTCAAAAATGCTAGAAGCTAAGGTGAAGCCAAATGCTGTGACATTTACTAACATATTATGCGCTTGTAGCCACGCAGGATTGGTAAATGAGGGAAGAACGGTTTTTAATCAAATGGAGCAAGTTTATGGAGTTGTGCCTGGAATAAAGCACTATGCGTGCATGGTTGACATTCTTGGTCGTTCAGGTAACCTGGAAGAAGCTGCGGAACTGATAGAGAAAATGCCAATTTCTCCTACACCTTCTGTATGGGGAGCTCTGCTTGGGGCATGTACGCGCCATGAGAATGTTGCACTTGCTGAAAAGGCTTGTAGCCATTTGCTCGACTTGGATCCCAGAAATCATGGAGCCTATGTACTCTTATCAAATGTATATGCCAAAACAGGGAAATGGGAAGCAGTTTCTGGGTTAAGGAAGCTTATGCGAGATTCTGGAATAAAGAAAGAACCTGGTTGTAGCTCAATTGAAATTGATGGTAGTGTTCATGAATTTCTAGTTGGCGATAACACTCATCCTTTATCCAAAGATATCTACTCAAAGTTGGATGAGATAGCAGGGAGATTGAAGTCAATCGGATATGTGCCAAACAAGTCCCACCTACTGCAATTTGTTGAGGAAGAGGACATGAAGGAACATGCCTTAATCCTTCATAGTGAGAAACTGGCTATTGCTTTTGGGCTTATTAGCTCCAAACCATCTCAACCAATTCGCGTTGTGAAGAATCTTCGTGTTTGTGGAGACTGCCACTCAGTTGCTAAGCTTATATCTAAGCTTTATAATAGGGAGATATTTCTGAGAGATCGATATCGGTTTCATCATTTCAGAGAGGGGCATTGCTCAT CAGCATCAAAAACCGTTCATGTTCAATTCCGATTACATAAGAAGTGCAGCTACGGTGATAATTTTCTCCTGGTAGGCAATGAACCCATCATTGGACAGTGGAACCCTTATAGTGCTGTACCCCTTAACTGGTCTGATGGAAACATTTGGACAGTTGACCTG GACATACCAATTGACAGAGCAATCCAGTTCAAATTTATACTAAAGAAAAGCACAGGAGATCTGTTATGGCAACCTGGTCCAGACAGAATTCTTCACACCTGGGATACCAACAGCACTATAACCATAGCCGAAGACTGGAAACATGCGAAACTTCAGAAGTTAACTGAAAAGAAAAATGTCAGTCAAAATGAGACGCTACATACTAAGCGAGCTGCGACTTTTTCAGACAAGTTTGCCACTGTAAATGGCGTACCAACTTATAGTAGCAGGAATGAGTTTGTTTTCAAAGAGAGGGCGTTTAGTTCAGCAGAGGGAACTCTGCTTCAGGAAAGCCAAGCAGTTTGCAATGCAAATGACGGTCTTTGCATCATGACCAGGCCAACATCCTTAGGTAGCATGGAAGATGAAGATGAATACTGTGAAGCTGAATACTATGACGATGAATATTATGAAGATGACTGTGAATATGAAGATAGATACGAAGACGAAGACATCATGTTTACATATGAAGGAGGTCGTGTTCTTGTGCCTGGTTTAGTACAAGGGGTAACTGGAAAAACCATTGATATCAGTACTGATGGCTCCATTGTGGTTGATGCGAGAGAGGTACACAGTTCTTAA